GTTGAAAAATTCCATAGTGAAGATTCGTAAAATTGCTTCAATTATCCATTTCAATACAACAAAAACAGATGAAGAATTCATTTTTCAACAACTCTATTGAAAATATTCCTGGTTTGAATCATACTGCTACTTTACTATCTGGTTTTCTTGAATTGAGTAATGTAAATATAGGAGAAGAGCAAGTAAATTATTTAGAACTAATTCGTTTTTACAATCTTATTTACGATACTCTGACTCGTTTAGACCCGAATTTCGCGGGAGTTTATAAAACTCAAGTTTACGATCCAAAATATGTCGATTCTCTAAATACTGATTTAAAATAATGTGAATTCGGTTTAAGAAAATCTTGGCGAATCCGGCTTGCCATAGGCAGCCGGACCGGACTCTTTGCTCTGGTCAATAAATTGCATGAAAGAAACGTAATACTACATATCGTCTTTAGATTCAATTTATTGACCCCGCATCGATCCCTTTCGCGTTATACCGAACTTACATTAAAATAATGTAAGGTGATCACTTCGATCTTCTGTTTTATTCCAGGACTTTGGATTTTGTTCTTGTTCACTCAAGTTTTTATACATTAGAGTTTTTGAAAAAATCCATATATACAAACGATTGGATCTATTCGTTTTAACAAAAAATAGAAGAAAATTAACACTATTTTGTTTGGTAACTCGATTTTATGGAGATGCTCGTTTAAATTTAACCCCAACTTTTTCCGCACAAATACTCGAGTTGCACAAAGTTATCCGATTAATTGTCATTAGTCGAAATAATTCATTGTAGGACTGTAGAAAATTTAGACTCTTAGCGAACCTCGGAATCCTCTGACGGCATAATAAGATTCTGCACCATTATGATATACAAAAACATGTCCGTAACGGAAATCAGCAAAGATGGCTCCACCTAGTTTTCTAATATCAGAAGGTGTTTTTATCCAACTTGATGTTTTTGTATCGAACTTTCCGAATTTCTGTAACTCTCGATATTGTTCTTCTGCTAAAATTTCAATACCCATGGAAGTAGCCATATCAAGAGCGTTATCTTTTGGCTTATGTTCTTTTCTTGATTCTAATGCTTCTCGATCGTAACAAACACTTCTGCGGTCTTTAGGGCTTTCTGCTGAACAATCATAAAAAATGTATTCGCCCGTTTTTTGATCATAAGCTATAACATCCGGTTCACCGCCAGTTTTTTCCATTTCATTGAGAGACCACAGTTTTTCAGAGTTGGCTTCCAGCCTTGCTTTTATTTTAGTCCATTCAAGATCCTTGTGACGATTCATGTTTTTTGTAAAACGGTCTTTTAGTATGATGAGTAGTTTTTCGCGTTGTTCTGATACTAACTCCTTCTTATTCCTATTTACTTTGCTCATACTTTTATATGATTTCTGTCGAATCGATGTGTCAAGCGTATCCCAATATAACTTTATTTCAAAAGTTTACTAACTGATACTTTACCACTGCTTTCAAGTGAAACTGAATGTTTGTATCGAAATCAAATTTGAATCATAATTTAACTTGAGTAACTCGAAAGGGATCGATGCGGGGAAATCAGCAGAACATACTTTTAAACTAAAGTCGTCTTGCTTCTTGAACTCAATGCATTGTTCTGGAAACTCAGCAAACGCTTTCTAAACTGAAACTAAAGACGATTGTTGTATCATATTTTCTGCATGCAATTGATTGATCAGAGCGAAGAGGCTTGCTGGTGACAGTTGAATTCACCTGATTTTTTTAGGTCGAACTCACGTTAATTTAAATCAATGATTTTGTTTGTGTTGTGATTACAATTACTCATAACTATATAATAAAGTACCTAATATTTTACATAGAATCAGCTTTTTGCGATAGAATTAACGGTACTTAATTTTATAGAGATCAGTAAAAGCAAAGATTTTGGAAATTAAAGTTCTTGATTCAATTTTACTTTTAAACGGTATGTAATTGGAAATTACTAGAATTTATCAAAAACACTTTATCTTTGGTTAAAATGTCGATTCTAAGATATTTTTGAGATGGCTTCTGCTCAAACGTGTGAAAATGGGATCGGAAATGAACAGTCGATTTTAAGAATAGAGTTTTTGAAGAATGAATTCTCCATCTGTTTTTCGTTGTTTAAAATAGACAATGAGCAGTTTTGTTAATCTGAATTATGAGACTCGAATATTCAAAAGTTCTCAAAAATTGAGTATAACCAGGATTGTGTTTTATGATGGTGTTGTCGGATATGTATTGTATTCCCGTATTTTTGCTGGTAAATATAGAAGGGCCACTAAAATTTTGAATCATGTTTAATCCATTATCTTCCGTAGAACCTTGGTCTCTAGTTGCAGAAGGATATACTAAATCCACCAAACAATTCTTAGAAGGTTATGCCTTAAAAGCGATAGAGTTGATGGGCTTGAAATCGGACTGTGTAGTTTTAGACGTAGCAGCAGGTCCGGGGACCCTTTCTATTCCACTTGCAAAAAACGTAAAGGAAGTTTATGCGATCGATTTTTCGATTCCTATGCTCGAACAACTAAAAAATGGAATAAAGGAAGCAAATGTTCAAAACGTTTTCACTTACGTTATGGATGGGCAGAAGTTGGAATTTGAGAGTGATCGTTTTGATGCAGCTTTTTCCATGTTCGGTCTAATGTTTTTTCCTGATAAGTTGTTGGGTCTAAAAGAAATTCATAGAGTATTAAAACCAAAAGGTAAGATTGCGGTTTCTAGTTGGGCTCCGATTTCTAATTCTACTTTAATGCAATGTCTTTTTGGTGCTCTTCGAAAAGCAAATCCTGAAATACCCTCTCCCCAAACAAACGTAGAAAGTTTTGAAAATCCGGATTTTATTCGGGATCATTTTTGTTCTTCTGGTTTTAAAGAAATCGAAATCGTTTCTTTTTCTAATTCGATCAAAGTCGAAAATATTCAAGGATTTTTGAATATGATGATTGAAGGAAGTGCACCTATACAACTGATGAAAAGTAAACTGGAAGAATCCGTTTGGAAAGAAAAAGAAAAAATTATGTTTGATTATCTTTCGGAACAACTTGCTCTACTTCCAATTTCACTTTCTTCGGAAGCGTTCATTACGATCGCTAAAAAATCTTAGTATCCTTTTATTTTTAGTTCTATCTATTTCAGATTCAACCAGGAACTACAACAGAATCGTTTTACTTTTTCAAAAAAACTTTTTTCGTAACGTAATAGTTCCTACAAACATCAGAGCGAATATCTTTTACGATGTAATAGTTCCCACATTTTTAAGAATTCTTGTTTAAAAAAGAGGAGCATTCTACTTTGTAAGAAATGCCTAGTTCCGATAAAGCCATAGAAATTCAAAAATTAAATCTCCGGTTGGGTCAGAGGACGATCTTAGATACGATTTCGTTCGAAGTGAATTCTGGAACGATACTCGGAATTTTAGGACGCTCCGGTTCGGGTAAAACTTCTCTTTTCCGAGCGATTTTAGGAGTTCCTACAACTACCAATCTAGAACAAAGCGGATCGATTTATTTTTTCGGGAAGGACCGAAAGGAAATTCCGATCCATCACTTACAACCAGTTTTTCAAGATCCTGTCGGAAGTTTCAATCCTACCTGGTCTTTGGAAAAAGCTTTGAAAGAACCACTCCGAATTTTAGGAGGAGAAGTCGCAAATAGGGGAGAGGCTTTTTTTCCGTATTTACTCGAATCTTTTCGGTTGGCAAATAAAGATCTCAATCGAAATGTTCTTTCTTTTTCCGGAGGTGAACTACAAAGGGCGGCGATTCTTCGTGCGCTTCTCACGGAACCTAAAATTCTTTTTTTGGACGAAGCGTTAGGCGCCTTGGATCCAATCCTTTTGAACGAGGTGTTACAATTTTTAAAAAGAATTTCTGGAGAAAGGAAAATTACGATTTTATTAATTACTCATAGTTTGAGAACGGCTCAAAAATTTTGCAATCAAATTGGAATATTAGAAAAAGGTAAATTACTGGATTTTGGGGCAACGGAAGAAGTTTTTACGAATTATAAAAGTTCTTTTACGGGGGAACTCATTCGTGCGATCGATTTGAGTTCCCTCCGCGTTTGATCAGATGTCGATCTGATAGAGATTTTTTCTGTCTTTTTTGTCTTTGTAAAGTGCGATCATAATATCGATTCGGTAGATCGAAGATCTGAGGCTGGACTCTAAAAGCCTAAGCGCTTTGATCTGATTTTCCAAAGAAATATCAGCCACTTTTGTGTTCTCTATTTTGTCGAATCTTTCGAGTCTGACCTGAGATGCCAATACATCCGGAGGAGAGAAAATCAGTCTTTTGTTTTCAAAAGCGAATTCGTATTGAATTCTTTTTTTCTCCGAGGCAAGTTCAACTTCCTTGATTTTGCCGGCCTCAAACTTGAAACGAACATACTTGAGTAAGTTACTCTCGTAACCTTCGTCGAAAGTAAAAGGAATGTCTTCCGTGACGATTGTTTGCACCTTTTCCAGTTCCGGTCTCAGAATTACGAGAAGAGAATGTTTCTTCTCCAAATCCGTAAGCCTTTCGTTGATCGTGGCTTCCAGATCTCTGACTATTTTCTGAAGGGATTTCGTGTAAGAACTTCCTTGTTCAGAAAATACATCGGCACGACTCAGGTCTGCTTGTCCTTTCTCTTTATTCTGCGCAAATGCAGGAACGTTAAGGAGGATAAACAAGATTGTGAGCCAGGTGATTTTTTTCATAAATTCCTCCAGGCTCAAGATAAAGGAAGAAAATTGAAAAAAGCAAACCTTTTTCATTCGTTTTTGTTTTCTTCTTCCAAGGATTTGATTTCGGCGAAACGTTGTGCGAGATCTCTTCTTCTTTCGATCACCTTATATGAAAATTCGGAAAAGAATGGATCGTTCGGATATTTCAAAAGTTGCTCATATTGATCTGCAGCCGTGACATAATCTCCTACTTTGCTGGCGGTTTCGGCGTAGTAGAAATGAAACTTTTTATTATACTGTTTTTTTTGTCCTAAATCGTCTACAAGTTCGGTATTCTTAAATATTCTGTAGGCGTATAAATCTTTAGAGGAAAGTAGTTCGATTCTGGCTCTTCCCAATCTTGCGTCTGGGCTTTGTTCGTCTATTTTTGCAGCTTCTTTAATATAGATCAATGCACGATTTCTGAGATCGGTTCGAATGTAGTGATCCGCCAATAGTAATAGTGCTTCGGTATGAAATTTGTTCAAACTGACCGCCTTTTTCCATAAAATGGTCGCGTTGATCGGTTCTCTTACGATTTCATATAACGTTCCTAAATGAATAAAGGTTCTGTAATATTCAGGAATCTCAGCGCTTGCATATTCAAATTGGATAATGGATTTCTGATATTTTTTTTCCAAATGATATGCCCTTCCTAAATTGTATCGAAACGGAAAAAATTTTGGATCGAATCGAATTCCTTCTTCAAACATAGTGATTGCTTTGAGTCTATCTTCGGTTTTTCCTTTTTCTAATAATAATACCGCTTCGTTGTTAAAAAGACCTGAGTTTAGAATTTCCTTTCCTTCAAATTGAAAACTTCCTTGAGAAGGAGGTGGATCTCCTTTCCAATTTCTTCCCGCGGTGAGTATAAAATCCTGTTCCGTTCTTAAAAAGGAACCGTCGTTGTAATACTCGGGTGAAAGTATTTCGTTTTCTCCCCAGAGTAATCCTG
This genomic window from Leptospira kirschneri serovar Cynopteri str. 3522 CT contains:
- a CDS encoding DUF4256 domain-containing protein, which encodes MSKVNRNKKELVSEQREKLLIILKDRFTKNMNRHKDLEWTKIKARLEANSEKLWSLNEMEKTGGEPDVIAYDQKTGEYIFYDCSAESPKDRRSVCYDREALESRKEHKPKDNALDMATSMGIEILAEEQYRELQKFGKFDTKTSSWIKTPSDIRKLGGAIFADFRYGHVFVYHNGAESYYAVRGFRGSLRV
- a CDS encoding ABC transporter ATP-binding protein, producing MPSSDKAIEIQKLNLRLGQRTILDTISFEVNSGTILGILGRSGSGKTSLFRAILGVPTTTNLEQSGSIYFFGKDRKEIPIHHLQPVFQDPVGSFNPTWSLEKALKEPLRILGGEVANRGEAFFPYLLESFRLANKDLNRNVLSFSGGELQRAAILRALLTEPKILFLDEALGALDPILLNEVLQFLKRISGERKITILLITHSLRTAQKFCNQIGILEKGKLLDFGATEEVFTNYKSSFTGELIRAIDLSSLRV
- a CDS encoding class I SAM-dependent methyltransferase, with the protein product MFNPLSSVEPWSLVAEGYTKSTKQFLEGYALKAIELMGLKSDCVVLDVAAGPGTLSIPLAKNVKEVYAIDFSIPMLEQLKNGIKEANVQNVFTYVMDGQKLEFESDRFDAAFSMFGLMFFPDKLLGLKEIHRVLKPKGKIAVSSWAPISNSTLMQCLFGALRKANPEIPSPQTNVESFENPDFIRDHFCSSGFKEIEIVSFSNSIKVENIQGFLNMMIEGSAPIQLMKSKLEESVWKEKEKIMFDYLSEQLALLPISLSSEAFITIAKKS